One Lachnospiraceae bacterium C1.1 genomic region harbors:
- a CDS encoding nucleotidyltransferase family protein: MDDWTIDYLFYLCRKSLYRENDEKIYWDKHRDSNELRKLIGENGLTSFLHRILKKENESENFIDEKALSDIDKFVRYKTMSIFRNYQAIRLVNEEAKKRNIRFVFFKGMVLADLYPQYTERMSCDSDIFVTDEEKDAAEQLLRDCGYEKNEHSSKKHVQVYKNQKYDHVIELHTRLWEDYEGPRVEKLKTLKLTSADKIIEVNACGVDIYTLGFKEHLIYQLFHIIKHFSLNGVGIRYLIDITLFINRFFDEIDFKQFWKDIENLGYTCFTETFFMICVKDLKMTDKVFDSHPVGNIDGIEDLKRDLLNVGNIMDKEAGWQIMGAMESYFTGEAEVPESKIKRQLSMMFPSVHALPKVYGYAIKHPILLPIAWTHRGVKFLIKKQFHKNDFYDVGEKISVGERRMKLIEELELTMKEE; this comes from the coding sequence ATGGATGACTGGACCATCGATTATCTTTTTTATCTTTGCAGAAAAAGTTTATATCGTGAAAATGATGAAAAAATATATTGGGATAAACATAGGGATTCTAATGAGCTGAGAAAACTGATAGGAGAGAATGGCTTAACCTCTTTTTTACATAGAATCCTGAAAAAAGAAAATGAATCTGAAAATTTCATTGATGAGAAAGCATTGTCCGATATTGATAAGTTTGTCAGATACAAGACAATGAGTATATTTAGGAATTATCAGGCAATAAGGCTTGTTAACGAAGAAGCAAAAAAAAGGAATATCAGATTTGTCTTCTTCAAGGGAATGGTTCTTGCTGATCTTTATCCTCAGTATACAGAGCGTATGAGCTGCGATAGTGATATATTTGTAACTGACGAGGAGAAGGATGCGGCAGAGCAGTTACTTAGAGACTGTGGTTATGAGAAAAATGAGCACAGTTCCAAGAAGCATGTTCAGGTTTATAAGAATCAAAAATATGACCATGTGATAGAATTGCATACCAGGCTATGGGAGGATTATGAAGGTCCCAGGGTTGAAAAGTTAAAAACATTAAAACTTACGTCAGCAGATAAGATTATTGAGGTTAATGCCTGTGGAGTGGATATTTATACACTCGGGTTTAAAGAGCATCTGATATATCAGCTTTTCCATATAATAAAGCATTTCAGTTTGAATGGTGTTGGTATTCGTTATCTTATAGATATAACACTGTTTATTAACAGATTTTTTGATGAAATCGATTTTAAACAGTTTTGGAAAGATATTGAGAATTTGGGATATACCTGCTTTACGGAGACATTCTTCATGATATGTGTCAAGGACTTAAAAATGACTGATAAGGTCTTTGACAGTCATCCTGTCGGAAATATTGATGGTATTGAAGATTTGAAAAGAGATCTTCTGAACGTCGGAAATATCATGGATAAAGAAGCGGGATGGCAGATTATGGGTGCAATGGAGTCATATTTCACAGGAGAGGCAGAAGTACCTGAATCCAAGATTAAACGTCAACTTTCAATGATGTTTCCATCTGTACATGCTTTGCCTAAAGTTTATGGATATGCCATTAAACATCCTATATTGTTACCGATTGCCTGGACACATCGGGGTGTAAAGTTCCTCATAAAAAAGCAGTTTCATAAGAATGATTTTTATGATGTAGGTGAAAAAATCAGTGTTGGCGAAAGAAGAATGAAACTTATAGAAGAACTGGAACTGACTATGAAAGAAGAATAG
- a CDS encoding asparagine synthase-related protein has product MSAIWGCIDLEGKAVETDINKRMGRCIQKYKIDEIREISDNNVYMACGLQFITRESQKEILPICSKDYYFTSDCIIDNREELIEQLECENDVPDGSVLFEAWKKWGDEFGQHVIGLFSFAVYDKKKRKFYLYTDHTASRCVHYCIKGKRIFFGTLTSSITDTIGKVQIDDQWMYESLAVDFSYCFLTEGSTPFKNIYIVPYGSGVEIDYNLNVRKIRYWNPLKKIRQKTVFDDKKCREEFRRVHLQCVKDAVRTCGEVGVLLSGGLDSTSVASVASKCLINENKKLYSFTSVPLKEYKDTITDKKSYYFDDESENVLKFCKHYPNIDPSFLECRGKSIWSYIEKWIDILEFPSKANVNSVWIEEAYKEAERKGIRVILSGYFGNTSISYGNIMTSWKRELLKGHFREFYRQFLIFTKKERFIKKKFLRLFLECLFEKADIKDSLFDNECVRREGMDKYKVKPKWKKMIRRYGSSIKSQTEYSNSLVSAPVFQMAGVYATKEGLYHGVVSRDPTMDKRMIELCLSLPYQSFAWNGVERRLVRSYLNDCVPDELRMMTKHRGRQSGDAAMRLDMFGFENGVEPYDNVSDKLNEYFYLDKAKESLREKTDDYNIDHKAKILAYSFFLKKYK; this is encoded by the coding sequence ATGTCTGCTATCTGGGGATGTATCGACCTTGAAGGGAAGGCTGTTGAGACCGATATAAATAAAAGAATGGGTCGATGCATACAGAAGTATAAAATAGATGAGATAAGAGAGATTTCTGATAATAATGTATATATGGCGTGTGGGCTGCAATTTATTACAAGAGAGTCTCAAAAAGAAATATTACCTATTTGCAGTAAGGATTACTATTTTACTTCTGATTGTATAATAGACAACAGGGAAGAGCTAATAGAACAATTAGAGTGTGAAAATGATGTACCTGATGGTTCTGTTCTATTCGAAGCCTGGAAAAAATGGGGTGATGAGTTTGGCCAACATGTAATAGGCTTGTTCTCATTTGCAGTTTATGATAAGAAAAAAAGAAAATTTTATCTTTATACGGATCATACTGCTTCCAGATGTGTTCATTATTGTATTAAGGGAAAAAGGATTTTTTTCGGAACACTAACAAGTTCAATTACGGATACGATTGGGAAAGTACAGATTGATGATCAATGGATGTATGAAAGTTTGGCAGTGGATTTTTCATATTGCTTTTTGACGGAAGGGAGTACACCTTTTAAAAACATATATATAGTCCCGTATGGAAGCGGTGTAGAAATAGATTATAACTTAAATGTAAGAAAAATCAGATATTGGAATCCGTTAAAAAAAATTCGTCAAAAAACTGTATTTGATGATAAAAAATGTAGAGAAGAATTTCGCAGAGTTCATCTTCAATGTGTAAAAGATGCAGTTAGAACGTGCGGGGAAGTTGGTGTTTTGCTTAGCGGCGGTCTTGATTCTACATCAGTCGCATCTGTAGCGAGTAAATGTCTTATAAATGAAAACAAAAAGCTCTATAGTTTTACTTCGGTTCCACTTAAAGAGTACAAAGATACAATTACTGATAAAAAGAGTTATTATTTTGACGACGAATCTGAAAATGTGCTTAAATTTTGTAAGCATTATCCTAATATCGACCCCTCTTTTTTAGAATGTAGGGGGAAAAGTATTTGGTCATATATTGAGAAATGGATTGATATTTTAGAATTTCCCAGTAAAGCAAATGTAAACAGCGTATGGATCGAAGAGGCTTATAAGGAGGCTGAAAGGAAGGGCATTAGGGTTATCCTGAGTGGGTACTTTGGGAATACATCCATTTCTTATGGAAATATCATGACAAGTTGGAAAAGGGAGCTATTAAAAGGCCATTTCAGAGAATTTTACAGACAATTTTTGATTTTTACTAAAAAGGAAAGATTTATCAAAAAAAAGTTTCTTAGACTCTTTTTAGAATGTCTATTTGAAAAAGCTGATATTAAAGATAGCCTCTTTGACAATGAATGTGTCCGCAGAGAGGGAATGGATAAATATAAAGTTAAGCCAAAATGGAAAAAAATGATTCGTAGGTATGGATCATCAATAAAAAGTCAGACTGAATATAGCAATTCTTTAGTTTCTGCTCCTGTTTTTCAGATGGCAGGTGTATATGCTACTAAGGAGGGTCTTTATCACGGCGTAGTATCACGAGATCCAACAATGGATAAGAGAATGATTGAATTATGTTTGTCTTTGCCGTACCAATCGTTTGCGTGGAATGGTGTGGAAAGAAGATTGGTACGAAGTTATTTAAATGATTGTGTGCCTGATGAGCTTAGGATGATGACAAAGCATAGAGGCAGACAGAGCGGAGATGCTGCAATGAGGCTTGATATGTTTGGCTTTGAAAATGGGGTAGAACCTTATGATAATGTCTCGGATAAATTGAATGAATATTTTTATTTAGACAAGGCGAAGGAATCATTAAGAGAAAAAACTGATGATTATAATATTGATCACAAGGCTAAAATATTAGCATATAGTTTTTTTCTGAAAAAATACAAATAA
- a CDS encoding AAA family ATPase has translation MSINIKASYDDFRELRENNSYYIDKTDILEEYLLRNFDKAVLFARPRRFGKTLTMTMFRDFLDIRQDSQNIFQGLKVMKNNELVDEYMNRYPVVFISLKAVFGDSFESVYQSLCIVVSKLCEENKFLVEEDNKNISEVSRQLFKKLWAQEAKQTNTEQSLDLISQMLKQYYGKPVFVIIDEYDVPMAKALGTPAYEKVRDMIEHMLSYVCKTNANVKAVMLSGCLYTVKNSSYTGVNNIIPYTVLSSSFASGIGFTDMDVKKVLNDAELTDEFDLVSEWYDGYIFGRVKMYCPWDVLLYVKSVLNDDYSKANGPESYWLNTSETSLNIIRGFLGKTANVNEMFEQLLAGNTIECTVKDSLPYHKIHENGDNIWSALLETGYLTKAVTEKMQRMPLRIPNKEVKVAFRQEVWEFFRDKIDNIYVRDLVDSLWNGENKKAETDLNQILEATLSFYHEYHEYSYHLILDGFFTGFGYRVQSERESGFGRSDLLILDPGRMRGMILELKHAKTESELEAAIREGMLQIAKKHYESILRYEGYNTYLKYSIAFYDKNCIIERLT, from the coding sequence TTGTCTATAAATATTAAAGCATCGTATGATGATTTCAGGGAACTAAGAGAGAATAACTCTTATTACATCGATAAGACTGATATTCTGGAGGAATATCTTTTAAGGAATTTTGATAAAGCAGTTCTTTTTGCACGTCCCAGAAGGTTTGGAAAAACGTTAACCATGACTATGTTTAGAGACTTTTTGGATATTAGACAAGATAGTCAAAATATTTTTCAAGGTCTGAAGGTTATGAAAAACAATGAGCTGGTTGATGAATATATGAACAGGTATCCTGTGGTATTTATTTCATTGAAAGCTGTTTTTGGTGATAGTTTTGAATCTGTTTATCAGTCTTTATGCATTGTGGTATCTAAACTATGCGAGGAAAATAAATTTCTTGTTGAAGAAGATAATAAAAACATTAGTGAAGTAAGCAGACAACTGTTTAAGAAGTTGTGGGCGCAAGAGGCTAAGCAAACTAATACAGAGCAGTCACTGGATCTAATCAGTCAGATGCTCAAACAGTACTATGGGAAACCTGTTTTTGTTATCATTGATGAATATGATGTTCCTATGGCAAAGGCATTAGGAACTCCTGCGTATGAAAAAGTCAGAGATATGATTGAACATATGCTGAGCTATGTTTGCAAAACCAATGCGAATGTCAAAGCAGTAATGCTTTCAGGATGCCTTTATACAGTAAAAAATAGCAGTTATACGGGTGTAAACAATATTATACCGTATACTGTTTTGTCTTCAAGTTTTGCTTCCGGTATAGGTTTTACGGATATGGATGTAAAGAAAGTTCTGAATGATGCAGAACTAACGGATGAGTTCGATCTTGTTTCAGAATGGTACGATGGATATATTTTTGGAAGAGTAAAAATGTATTGTCCATGGGATGTTCTTTTATATGTTAAGTCCGTATTAAACGATGACTACAGCAAGGCGAATGGACCGGAGAGTTATTGGCTCAATACTTCAGAAACTTCTTTGAATATCATTCGTGGATTTCTCGGTAAAACAGCAAATGTTAATGAGATGTTTGAACAGTTATTAGCAGGAAATACAATTGAATGTACAGTTAAAGATAGCCTTCCTTATCATAAAATCCATGAAAACGGAGATAATATATGGTCTGCGTTGCTGGAAACAGGTTATCTTACAAAAGCTGTTACTGAAAAAATGCAGCGAATGCCACTCAGGATACCGAACAAGGAAGTTAAGGTTGCATTCAGACAAGAGGTCTGGGAATTTTTCAGGGATAAGATAGATAACATTTATGTCAGAGATTTGGTAGACTCCTTATGGAATGGTGAGAATAAAAAGGCGGAAACTGATTTAAACCAAATTCTTGAAGCTACTTTGTCATTTTATCATGAATACCATGAATATAGTTATCATCTGATTTTAGATGGCTTTTTTACAGGCTTTGGATATAGGGTACAATCTGAAAGAGAATCAGGCTTTGGAAGAAGTGATCTTTTAATTCTTGATCCGGGTAGAATGCGTGGAATGATCCTTGAATTAAAACATGCAAAGACAGAATCAGAATTGGAAGCTGCAATCAGGGAGGGGATGCTCCAAATTGCTAAAAAACACTATGAAAGTATACTCAGATATGAGGGATACAATACATATCTTAAATACAGTATTGCATTTTATGATAAAAATTGCATTATAGAACGTTTAACGTAA
- a CDS encoding response regulator transcription factor — translation MNTLFIIDDDSEVLQISKKYFTNEGYKVLIFDRAQKAIDALASEKPDCILLDIMMPELDGMAALPLIKKNSNAPVIFLTGKTSEDDKINGLLSGADDYIIKPYSLKELSARIKVQLRKSAVSNSANLIEFPPLSIDLLQHKVFYNGSEEINISNREYELIELLISEPDESVSFEEIGTKIWNVYQNSDRQSIMMMTSRLRKKLEKYSGLESCIVTVYGKGYRFTPPKA, via the coding sequence ATGAATACATTATTTATAATTGATGATGACAGCGAAGTTTTACAGATCAGCAAAAAATATTTTACCAATGAAGGCTATAAGGTTCTGATCTTCGACAGGGCGCAAAAGGCTATTGATGCCCTTGCAAGTGAAAAGCCTGACTGTATCCTGCTCGATATAATGATGCCAGAGCTTGATGGTATGGCTGCTCTTCCGCTTATCAAGAAAAACTCAAACGCACCTGTTATCTTTCTTACAGGAAAGACATCCGAAGATGACAAGATCAACGGACTCCTTAGCGGTGCAGACGATTATATCATCAAGCCCTACAGCTTAAAAGAACTATCTGCCCGGATAAAAGTTCAGCTCAGAAAATCAGCGGTTTCAAACTCGGCAAACCTGATAGAGTTTCCACCACTTTCGATAGATCTGCTCCAGCATAAGGTTTTTTATAACGGCAGTGAAGAAATTAATATTTCAAACAGGGAATATGAGCTTATAGAGCTGCTCATATCAGAGCCGGATGAGTCCGTGAGCTTTGAGGAAATCGGCACTAAGATATGGAATGTTTATCAGAATAGTGACCGCCAGTCAATAATGATGATGACCAGCAGGCTCAGAAAGAAACTCGAAAAATACAGTGGTCTTGAAAGCTGTATTGTAACTGTATATGGAAAGGGTTACAGGTTTACACCCCCAAAGGCATAA
- a CDS encoding HAMP domain-containing sensor histidine kinase, with the protein MADKLRKNFEEPSISVSELSKTLYDTNLKLYETIKERNEMFANISHDLRAPITAIHNCIEYLSSLDHIDESDIKEVLPMLSSRSAMLERMIEDVFLLTKIDFARNIFNFERVPADAFFEDIFYTYKADEQYSSRDLSLSIAPDCSVSINVDLMYMKRAIDNIFKNALKFTEAGNYIKMSVQRSAEQTLEIIISNDGQKISEKNLPHIFDRTFTASDSRTPSSDNGLGLGLSICRGIVERHGGSIYAVSGDAVEKGCEFHILLPVIYCSHSSAHLLR; encoded by the coding sequence ATGGCAGATAAACTCAGGAAAAATTTTGAAGAACCTTCTATCTCAGTATCGGAGCTTTCGAAAACGCTTTACGATACCAATCTTAAATTATACGAAACCATAAAGGAGCGCAACGAGATGTTTGCAAATATCTCCCACGATCTTCGCGCTCCTATTACTGCTATCCACAATTGTATAGAATATCTCTCCTCCCTTGACCATATAGACGAATCCGATATAAAGGAAGTTCTTCCCATGCTTTCAAGCAGAAGTGCCATGCTTGAGCGCATGATCGAGGATGTCTTTCTGCTGACCAAGATTGACTTTGCCAGGAATATTTTCAATTTTGAAAGAGTACCTGCCGATGCTTTCTTTGAAGATATTTTCTATACTTACAAGGCTGACGAGCAGTATTCCTCACGTGATCTTTCACTCAGTATTGCTCCGGACTGCAGTGTGTCCATCAATGTTGACCTTATGTATATGAAACGTGCCATCGACAATATTTTCAAAAATGCGCTAAAATTCACCGAAGCCGGTAATTATATAAAAATGTCTGTTCAGCGTTCAGCGGAACAGACATTGGAAATCATAATCTCGAACGACGGTCAGAAGATTTCTGAGAAAAATCTGCCTCATATTTTTGACCGGACTTTCACTGCTTCCGACAGCCGCACCCCCTCCTCCGATAATGGTTTGGGACTTGGTCTTTCAATCTGCCGTGGAATTGTCGAACGTCATGGCGGAAGTATTTATGCCGTTTCAGGCGACGCAGTTGAAAAAGGCTGCGAGTTTCATATATTGCTGCCGGTGATTTACTGTTCACACAGCTCTGCGCACTTGCTGCGCTGA
- a CDS encoding glycosyltransferase gives MNSENDIKVTIIVPVYNVEKYLRKCLDSLTGQTLKEIEILAVNDGSTDGSPAILEEYAAKDDRIQVLNKKNGGLSDARNFAFPYIHGEYVGFIDSDDFVDTDMYKVMYDKAVETGSDIVECNLHHTFDDSEDTEIGKHITDKDEMIMNGRSVVWNKIYKSSWLLSTDVKFPKGLIYEDVNFYVKLIPYLGKISYVDEPFVHYVQRSTSINNHQTLKTMQILDILDDIYSFYREKGFLDNYRDALEFLYTRILLCSSFSRMARIPDKSDRKKALDANWQKLVTAFPEWKQGRYLRNFNGKNAAFMKAMNPITYKLAGTLLPCIYSVKK, from the coding sequence TTGAATTCAGAAAATGACATCAAGGTGACTATAATAGTTCCTGTTTATAATGTAGAAAAATATTTAAGGAAATGTCTGGACTCACTTACAGGACAGACCTTAAAAGAGATCGAAATACTCGCGGTAAACGACGGCTCGACTGACGGCTCTCCCGCAATACTTGAAGAATATGCCGCAAAAGATGACCGCATACAGGTTTTAAATAAGAAAAACGGCGGTCTTTCGGATGCAAGAAACTTTGCCTTCCCATATATTCACGGCGAATATGTCGGCTTCATCGATTCTGATGATTTTGTTGACACGGATATGTACAAAGTCATGTATGATAAAGCTGTTGAGACAGGTTCAGATATTGTCGAATGTAATCTTCACCACACATTTGATGACAGCGAAGATACCGAGATTGGAAAGCATATCACCGACAAGGACGAAATGATAATGAATGGCCGTTCCGTGGTCTGGAATAAGATATATAAAAGTTCCTGGCTCCTTTCAACCGACGTAAAGTTCCCAAAGGGGCTGATCTATGAAGATGTTAACTTCTATGTGAAGCTGATTCCTTATCTTGGTAAAATAAGCTATGTCGATGAGCCTTTTGTACATTATGTTCAGAGATCAACTTCCATCAACAATCATCAGACCTTAAAGACCATGCAGATACTTGATATTCTCGATGATATTTATTCTTTTTACCGGGAAAAAGGTTTTCTTGACAATTACCGGGACGCATTGGAATTTCTTTACACAAGAATTCTTCTCTGCAGCTCCTTCAGCCGAATGGCGCGTATTCCGGACAAGTCTGACAGAAAGAAGGCTCTCGATGCCAACTGGCAGAAGCTCGTGACGGCTTTCCCTGAGTGGAAACAGGGCCGATATTTAAGAAATTTCAACGGAAAAAATGCCGCCTTCATGAAGGCTATGAATCCCATAACTTACAAACTCGCAGGAACATTATTACCTTGCATCTATTCGGTGAAAAAGTGA